CATCCTGGCATTTTACGCCGCAGAGCGGCGGGGAATCGACCCGCAGGGATTGAAACCGTTAGGTTAGGGCACGGCATCGCTGTGCCCTTCTTTTTGCCGTATCTTGGTAAGATCGTTGGGCTAAGACCCTATTGCAAACTCCATTTACCTGATATGTTCACTGTTGCGCTGCCCAAAGGAGCCCTTCTCAAAGACAGCATTCGGTTACTCCAATCCGTTGGGCTTGATTTTTCTGCGTTTCTATATAGCGCAAACCGCCAATTGGAAATTTGGGACACAGAACATCAAGCGAAAGCTCTACTCGTTCGCAACTACGATGTTCCTGTGTATGTTGAATATGGACAGGCACAACTTGGCATCGTTGGCTATGACATTCTTCGCGAGAAGAAACCCAAGGTAGCCCATCTTGTCGATTTAAAGTTTGGCTATTGTCGAATGTCGATTGCCGTTAAGGAATCCAGTCCCTATCGTTCAGCGTTAGAACTTCCCCCCCACTGCCGTATCGCGTCCAAGTTTGTGCAGTGTGCCCATGACTACTTTCAAGACATTGATTTGCCCGTCGAGATTGTTCCCCTTTATGGATCCGTCGAGCTAGGCCCCATTACAGGGATGTCGGAAGCGATTGTTGATCTCGTTGCCACAGGACGAACGTTAAAAGAAAATAACCTGATAGAAATTGAGCAATTGTTTGATAGCACAGCTCGACTGATTGCCCACCCTACCAGCTACCGTGTAGATTTGGGAAACATGCGCCGCGTGATCGACGATATGCGGTCGGCCATTGCATCTGTTCCCGTGTAATCGAGCAGCACCTCGCTGTTAGGTTCCGAAGTTCGCGATCGCTGCTCCCTGACCAGGGAAACCAGCGTTGCTACTCCCCCTCACCTAACACTGCTGCTGCATGCTTACCCACCGTTGCACTCTGTCATACATAGGCAGAGATACTACTGGAGGCTATCTGGAGCGCAGCCCCGGAAGCCATGCTGAATATTGGCTTCCCCAGTTGAGTAGACGCGAACACACTGCGTTTGGTCAAAAAGGCAAAACAAAATTCCTAGGGTAGCAATCGTAGTAATGATGGCGATCGCTGCTGGAATCAAAACCTCTTGAACTACAGGCGTACAGATGGGCAGAATCTCATCGAGGTGGGGTGAGCGATACTCAGAATTTGCAGGCTTCATAGGGCGATCGCTCACGAACTAGGGGGCAAGACAAATGTACAACCATCCGTGGGATAACAGGGAGGATTCTTGGCAAGAGGACGCTTGATGGTTGCTGTCGATGAAAGAGCTGAGCACGCAAAAATGACCGCACTCGCGGCAGAGAATACAATAATTTTGTGAGTCATAGTTACCTGTAGACGCACAGTTCAGCTTTATTCTGACTGTCGCGCTTGGTGGAAATAAATGGAAATAAATAGTCTGGAGACCCTGCTG
Above is a window of Synechococcales cyanobacterium T60_A2020_003 DNA encoding:
- a CDS encoding ATP phosphoribosyltransferase: MFTVALPKGALLKDSIRLLQSVGLDFSAFLYSANRQLEIWDTEHQAKALLVRNYDVPVYVEYGQAQLGIVGYDILREKKPKVAHLVDLKFGYCRMSIAVKESSPYRSALELPPHCRIASKFVQCAHDYFQDIDLPVEIVPLYGSVELGPITGMSEAIVDLVATGRTLKENNLIEIEQLFDSTARLIAHPTSYRVDLGNMRRVIDDMRSAIASVPV